From Glycine max cultivar Williams 82 chromosome 11, Glycine_max_v4.0, whole genome shotgun sequence, the proteins below share one genomic window:
- the LOC100779007 gene encoding CLK4-associating serine/arginine rich protein has protein sequence MWHEARRSEKKVHDMMDAARKRAQRRAVYLAKRRGDPQQSIQLVGFPSRTYRDDALYQASQDQQGLIPWNGKQDVLIDRFDGRALLDFVRDSSHRRAPEKSEEEEELEEFVNFERYRDLIKHRRRGFTDEEALEHVNQEMEAKAAAPFTSDRSNLLQPAASKGSYSQVRFSYDGNGKEETHISDDEDNDNEEDEDDEDDEDFNSDDSNDEGMEIIAKEYGVKRYGWLVYMDKKAKEEEKRQKELIKGDPAIRKLSRKERRKASQIEREREREATRISGTRVLHHDPYRETRQSPTYEAYSRSRRSRSRSRSYSPSHSRRYSCSGHSDDIHRSKPRTPKIEYITEFGGSGAAADEPRPEGFSPPRSPTSQVDLLNRPTSSCILEALHVDPASGVSIDKDKGTKVLKPSVSGSSALAKLKTGGSGGPLKQQGEKKETPQERLKRIMNKQLNKQIKKDTAAELAKKREQERQRQEKLAETSRLSRYRHHSRSRSRSFSRSPPRRYRRSRSPSSRGSRRYYSSSRSPSRPRSRSRSRSPYSRSPRIRNRSRH, from the exons atgtGGCACGAGGCGAGAAGGTCGGAGAAGAAGGTCCACGACATGATGGACGCGGCTCGGAAGAGAGCGCAACGACGCGCCGTTTACCTCGCCAAGAGACGCGGCGATCCTCAGCAATCCATTCAGCTCGTCGGCTTTCCTAGCCGAACCTATCGCGACGACGCTCTCTACCAAGCCTCACAGGATCAGCAGGGCCT GATACCTTGGAATGGGAAACAGGATGTATTGATAGACCG ATTTGATGGGCGTGCTCTCCTTGATTTCGTTCGCGATTCTAGTCACAGGCGCGCTCCGGAGAagtctgaagaagaagaagagttagAAGAGTTTGTTAATTTTGAGCGTTATCGGGATTTAATAAAGCATCGCCGTAGAGGAT TCACTGATGAGGAGGCTTTGGAGCATGTAAATCAAGAGATGGAGGCCAAGGCTGCTGCTCCATTTACATCAGACAG ATCTAATTTGTTGCAGCCTGCTGCAAGCAAAGGATCTTACTCGCAGGTCAGGTTTTCTTATGATGGGAATGGAAAAGAAGAAACTCATATTTCAGATGATGAAGATAATGATAAcgaggaagatgaagatgatgaggaTGATGAGGATTTTAATAGTGATGATAGCAATGATGAAGGAATGGAAATAATTGCAAAAGAATATGGGGTTAAAAGGTATGGTTGGCTTGTTTACATGGATAAGAAGGCTAAGGAGGAAGAAAAAAGGCAAAAAGAGTTGATCAAAGGTGATCCTGCAATT AGGAAGCTGAGTCGTAAGGAAAGAAGGAAGGCTTCTCAGAttgaaagggagagagagagagaagccaCACGGATATCTGGAACTCGTGTGCTGCATCATGACCCCTACCG GGAAACAAGGCAAAGTCCTACATATGAAGCCTATTCTCGATCTAGAAG GTCAAGGTCTAGATCGCGGTCATACTCTCCGTCGCACTCAAGGCGTTATTCATGCAGTGGTCATTCTGATGATATTCACCGAAGCAAACCAAGGACTCCTAAAATAGAGTACATTACTGAATTTGGGGGCTCTGGAGCAGCAGCAGATGAACCCAGGCCTGAAGGATTTTCTCCACCACGATCTCCTACATCTCAAGTTGATTTGTTAAACCG GCCAACATCTAGTTGCATACTTGAGGCAttgcatgttgatcctgcttcTGGTGTGTCAATTGATAAGGATAAGGGCACTAAAGTCTTGAAACCATCAGTAAG TGGTTCTTCAGCATTAGCAAAATTAAAGACTGGTGGTTCTGGAGGGCCCTTAAAACAACAAGGGGAGAAGAAAGAAACTCCTCAAGAAAGACTTAAAAGAATCATGAACAAGCAACTAAACAAACAAA TTAAGAAAGATACTGCTGCTGAACTTGCCAAGAAAAGGGAACAGGAGCGGCAGAGGCAGGAAAAGCTTGCGGAAACTAGTAGATTGAGTCGGTATAGACACCACAGCCGCAGCCGCAGCAGGAGTTTCAGCCGTTCCCCTCCAAG AAGATACAGACGCAGTAGAAGTCCAAGTAGTAGAGGTTCCAGAAGATATTATTCTAGTTCTCGTTCCCCTTCTCGCCCCCGTTCCCGCTCACGTTCTCGGTCTCCTTATTCTCGATCTCCCAG GATAAGAAATCGATCAAGGCACTGA